In one window of Macrobrachium rosenbergii isolate ZJJX-2024 chromosome 11, ASM4041242v1, whole genome shotgun sequence DNA:
- the LOC136843152 gene encoding protein OPI10 homolog, which produces MTNLFGIIVSGRLVQTNFEQVGETQFLTVIPEADNINHVVVFLTGSQPFPVGLGGSVYFSWPDPLNPPTWQLLGNITNEKPSAIFKISGLKKGDLASQSGFTFGQQKLSHNAQIGISVEPLSQIQGQVANPSAEASTVNSYVEFSQAMCENLYNFASSFAQSPAQMTPHPSEQYIPLSTLSKWYENFSRRLQQNPNFWRK; this is translated from the exons ATGACGAATCTCTTTGGCATCATCGTTTCTGGGAGACTG GTACAAACCAACTTTGAGCAAGTAGGAGAAACTCAGTTCCTAACAGTTATTCCAGAGGCAGACAATATAAATCATGTAGTGGTTTTCCTCACTGGAAGCCAACCTTTCCCAGTCGGTCTTGGTGGTTCAG TGTACTTCAGTTGGCCTGATCCACTTAATCCTCCAACATGGCAGCTATTAGGtaacataacaaatgaaaaaccaTCTGCAATATTCAAAATCTCAGGTCTTAAAAAAGGTGACTTGGCCTCACAATCGGGCTTTACGTTTGGTCAGCAGAAACTTTCTCACAACGCACAAATTGGAATATCA GTGGAACCTTTGTCTCAGATCCAAGGACAAGTTGCCAATCCCTCTGCTGAAGCTTCAACAGTCAattcatatgtagaatttagCCAAGCCATGTGTGAAAACCTGTATAACTTTGCATCCAGTTTTGCTCAGAGTCCTGCTCAGATGACTCCTCATCCCTCTGAACAGTATATTCCTTTATCAACTTTATCAAAATGGTATGAAAACTTTAGTCGCAGACTCCAACAAAATCCAAACTTTTGGAGAAAGTGA